From the Solanum pennellii chromosome 4, SPENNV200 genome, one window contains:
- the LOC107018406 gene encoding VIN3-like protein 2 — MNEKGIGQWKFFSSAMESALSGLVLDPYKFSQLSMEDRRQLVHEISQCPEDAPKILSSLTRKELLEIICAEMGEERKYSGYTKFKMIDHLLKLVSCKSNTDTGPTYKRQRTQEYQCQPSVQNDEVNREMGSKTQVLLCHNLVCRASLERDDVFCKRCSCCICHQYDDNKDPSLWLTCDSDSQDETKPCGLSCHLKCALEHEQSGIMKNCINPKLDGDFYCVSCGKINGLMRTLRKQLMTAKEARRVDVLCSRISLSHNILEKTEKYKGLLKVVELAAEMLKNEVGPLAQASEKMDRRIVNRLSCGTAVQNLCGSAVGTFDSMFQNQFSSHTKMEETLMSCRIHLEEQSPSKVTIVFEYDDCVLKELMGFKLWYRKSTTNKYPDEATFIALSPVKRFKLDGLDPLTQYFCKVSFFSKAATLGVQEVNWVTPPVQTSYKSGSDNATIDSTLMHAESMSSTDHKLTTYDPKPCSLNDIESQANASPISPLPKMHIPLASPLSSAPATPCQTNGSKEVQLRGIGQVKVSDYEYSVGIIKKLEHEGLIETDFRVKFLTWFSLKATTQERKVVRVFIDTFVNDHSSLAGQLMDTFMDEICMEQKVDLHAIYSKFWH, encoded by the exons atGAATGAGAAAGGAATAGGGCAgtggaaatttttttcttcagcTATGGAGTCTGCATTATCAG GTCTCGTTCTCGATCCCTATAAATTTAGCCAATTGAGTATGGAAGATAGAAGGCAATTAGTACATGAAATTTCCCAATGCCCTGAAGATGCGCCGAAGATCTTGAGCTCGCTGACCAGAAAAGAACTTCTAGAGATAATATGTGCTGAGATGGGCGAAGAGAGAAAATACTCTGGctacacaaaattcaaaatgatagATCACCTTCTAAAGCTGGTTTCCTGTAAGTCTAACACAGATACTGGCCCTACCTATAAAAGGCAGCGGACGCAAGAATATCAATGTCAACCTTCGGTTCAGAATGATGAAGTTAATCGAGAGATGGGAAGCAAAACCCAGGTCCTACTCTGTCATAATCTGGTATGTAGAGCTTCTCTTGAAAGAGATGATGTTTTCTGCAAACGATGTTCTTGCTGCATTTGTCATCAGTACGATGATAATAAAGACCCTAGCTTGTGGTTAACCTGTGATTCTGATTCTCAAGATGAAACTAAACCATGTGGATTGTCATGCCATCTAAAATGTGCACTTGAGCATGAACAATCAGGCATAATGAAGAATTGCATCAATCCAAAATTGGATGGAGATTTCTATTGTGTTTCTTGTGGAAAAATTAATGGGCTAATGAG AACCTTGAGAAAACAATTGATGACAGCAAAGGAGGCGAGAAGAGTTGATGTGCTGTGTTCAAGAATCTCTCTGAGCCATAATATTCTAGAGAAAACAGAGAAATACAAAGGACTGCTGAAAGTTGTTGAATTGGCTGCTGAGATGCTGAAGAACGAAGTAGGGCCTCTTGCACAGGCATCAGAGAAAATGGATCGCAGGATAGTGAACAGGCTTTCTTGCGGTACTGCAGTTCAGAATCTGTGTGGCTCTGCAGTGGGCACTTTTGATTCCATGTTTCAGAATCAATTCTCTAGTCATACGAAAATGGAAGAGACTCTGATGT CTTGCCGGATACATCTTGAGGAGCAATCTCCATCTAAAGTAACGATTGTCTTCGAATATGATGATTGTGTGCTGAAAGAACTTATGGGCTTCAAATTGTGGTACCGGAAGTCCACAACAAACAAATATCCTGATGAGGCAACTTTTATTGCACTAAGCCCTGTGAAGAGATTTAAGCTGGATGGTCTTGATCCTTTGACTCAGTACTTCTGCAAGGTTTCTTTCTTCAGCAAGGCAGCGACTTTGGGGGTTCAGGAGGTGAATTGGGTAACACCTCCTGTACAGACAAGCTACAAGTCAGGTTCAGATAATGCCACTATAGATAGTACACTGATGCATGCTGAGTCAATGAGTTCTACTGACCACAAACTAACAACTTATGATCCAAAACCATGCTCCCTGAATGACATTGAAAGCCAAGCTAATGCATCTCCTATATCCCCTCTTCCCAAGATGCACATTCCTTTAGCTAGTCCACTTTCAAGTGCACCTGCCACACCTTGTCAAACTAATGGATCAAAGGAAGTGCAATTGCGTGGCATTGGACAAGTGAAGGTAAGTGATTATGAGTACTCTGTAGGGATCATCAAGAAGTTGGAACACGAAGGGCTTATAGAAACAGATTTCAGAGTGAAGTTCTTGACTTGGTTTAGCTTGAAAGCCACAACACAAGAAAGAAAGGTTGTTCGAGTCTTTATAGACACCTTTGTCAATGACCATTCAAGTTTGGCAGGGCAACTCATGGATACATTCATGGATGAGATATGCATGGAGCAGAAAGTCGACCTACATGCAATCTACAGTAAATTCTGGCATTAA
- the LOC107018407 gene encoding protein SICKLE-like translates to MEESEKRKERLKAIREQAAEAGDNNEEQNSIGGPLDHGLTNPLIETPSASSRKDEPRPRFDYYTDPMAAFSANNKMNNLSPQVSQPCNTPPRPMNAGSLAYHAQGNYNSAQRTYRPRGVNAIPLGIRRNTNPFCTPQGNSTLGSSLGTPNNYSLPNSPQIGGISSHGSPQVSGGCSQYGQGSPYQGSGFRSKAYQGSRGGKGRFKFYYNESMVEDPWKALKPVIWKPRGDTQDCLKSRLPNSISAKRAKLGETPTKSTPQKSLAEYLASAFNEAAGEDTVNNESYT, encoded by the exons ATGGAGGAATCAGAAAAGAGAAAGGAGAGGCTGAAAGCAATCCGAGAGCAAGCTGCAGAGGCTGGAGATAACAATGAAGAACAAAATTCTATTGGAGGACCCCTTGATCATGGCCTTACCAATCCATTGATAGAAACTCCTTCAGCTTCCTCCAGGAAGGATGAGCCAAGGCCTAGATTTGACTACTACACTGACCCCATGGCAGCTTTTTCTGCCAACAACAAAATGAACAATCTCAGCCCTCAGGTTTCACAACCATGTAACACACCTCCAA GACCTATGAATGCTGGCTCTCTAGCTTATCATGCTCAAGGCAACTATAACTCGGCTCAAAGAACATATCGGCCACGAGGAGTCAATGCCATTCCTCTTGGAATCCGTAGGAATACTAATCCCTTTTGCACGCCACAGGGGAACTCCACGTTGGGTAGCTCTCTTGGCACACCTAACAACTACTCTTTGCCTAATTCACCGCAAATTGGTGGCATTTCCAGCCATGGTTCTCCTCAAGTTAGTGGAGGTTGTAGCCAATATGGGCAAGGTAGCCCCTACCAAGGTTCAGGATTCAGAAGCAAGGCTTACCAAGGTTCAAGAGGAGGCAAGGGTAGATTCAAATTCTACTATAATGAGTCAATGGTGGAAGACCCATGGAAAGCATTGAAGCCGGTTATATGGAAGCCACGTGGCGATACACAGGACTGTCTGAAATCCCGGCTTCCCAACTCCATCAGCGCAAAAAGAGCTAAACTTGGAGAGACTCCAACAAAATCCACTCCCCAGAAAAGCCTCGCTGAATATCTGGCTTCCGCTTTCAATGAAGCAGCTGGTGAAGACACTGTGAATAATGAATCTTACACATAA
- the LOC107015573 gene encoding double-stranded RNA-binding protein 1-like yields MANNESIRSVTSCYVFKSRLQEYAQKVGLPTPVYETIKEGPSHEPTFTSTVIVDNDRYDSLPGFYNRKAAEQSAAEVALMSLGNSGSVENLSQPVHETGLCKNLLQEYAQKMNFAIPQYECERYDSESKIISFTCTVDVGGMKYIGAAARTKKEAEIKAARTALLAVQSSGFAPNYSSYTVVPMKKVTDLAISNQESAAALKPKKHRFKKKQTRNVSDVSYHVRTKIFGDSEVQMVNQAKPEMHEYAAVMTQGTGSGPAPFAGTMGDLVPSNNLSSDYGTSNLGINSQCGGGVTTEGNAVIGVEQVTSEVAPVAWNDNLHVQDLHLLHENAAVMTQGTGSGPAPFAGTMGDLVPSNNSGSDYGTSNLRINSQCGGGATTEGNAGIGVEQVTSEVAPVACNDNLHVL; encoded by the exons ATGGCGAACAACGAAAGCATCAGAA GTGTGACAAGTTGTTATGTTTTCAAAAGCCGATTGCAAGAGTATGCCCAGAAAGTTGGACTTCCTACCCCTGTTTATGAGACTATCAAGGAAGGCCCTTCTCATGAGCCTACATTTACGTCTACAGTGATTGTGGACAATGATAGATATGATTCTCTGCCTGGATTTTACAATCGCAAGGCAGCGGAGCAATCAGCTGCTGAAGTTGCACTCATGAGTCTTGGAAATTCTGGGTCAGTGGAAAACCTTTCTCAGCCAGTG CATGAAACAGGCTTGTGCAAAAATTTGTTGCAAGAGTATGCTCAGAAGATGAATTTTGCAATCCCACAATATGAATGCGAGAGGTATGACTCAGAAAGCaaaattatatcatttacatgtaCTGTTGACGTAGGGGGAATGAAATATATTGGAGCAGCAGCTAGAACGAAGAAGGAAGCAGAGATCAAAGCTGCTCGAACTGCATTGTTGGCTGTTCAGTCTAGCGGTTTTGCGCCTAACTATTCTTCATACACTGTCGTTCCAATGAAGAAGGTCACAGATTTGGCAATCAGCAATCAGGAGAGTGCAGCAGCTCTGAAACCAAAGAAACACAGATTCAAGAAAAAGCAGACAAGGAATGTTTCAGATGTCAGTTATCATGTACGCACAAAGATTTTTGGTGACTCGGAAGTTCAGATGGTAAATCAAGCTAAACCAGAGATGCATGAATATGCTGCTGTGATGACTCAAGGTACAGGATCTGGACCTGCACCTTTTGCAGGCACTATGGGTGATCTAGTTCCATCCAACAATTTGAGTTCTGATTATGGAACTTCAAATCTTGGAATCAACTCTCAGTGTGGTGGAGGAGTTACGACTGAGGGAAATGCCGTTATTGGAGTTGAGCAGGTAACTTCAGAGGTGGCACCAGTTGCTTGGAACGACAACCTTCATGTACAGGACCTGCACCTTTTGCATGAAAATGCTGCTGTGATGACTCAAGGTACAGGATCCGGACCTGCACCTTTTGCAGGCACTATGGGTGATCTAGTTCCATCCAACAATTCTGGTTCTGATTATGGAACTTCAAACCTTAGAATCAACTCTCAGTGTGGTGGAGGAGCTACAACCGAGGGAAATGCTGGTATTGGAGTTGAGCAGGTAACTTCAGAGGTGGCACCAGTTGCTTGTAACGACAACCTTCATGTGCTATAG